In Helicobacter mastomyrinus, a single genomic region encodes these proteins:
- a CDS encoding aldo/keto reductase, producing MQELSYYNGRRDFLKQSAILMAGVSAFGLSPLFADSAKKGEVMIQTLNNGVKMPIIGLGTYSLLGKDCERAILDALKVGYRAFDTAQMYKNEAEIGNAIKKSGFKREEIFITTKLSSDMSYEATKKSIENSLKALKLDYVDLLLLHRVYPQARQMYKAMEEFYKEGTIKALGISNFDTKVYLDFVKSVKVIPAVNQVQVNVFFQREELQKAMQKHKTIMQAWSPFAKGEKDFFNNETLKNIGKKYNKSVAQVGLRYLIERGINVIPKSSKKERMAENLNIFDFSLSSADMAAIKTLDTNKSIFGWDV from the coding sequence ATGCAAGAGCTATCCTATTACAATGGCAGACGAGATTTTTTAAAGCAATCTGCAATACTTATGGCGGGGGTAAGTGCTTTTGGGCTATCCCCACTTTTTGCAGATAGTGCTAAGAAAGGAGAAGTGATGATTCAAACACTCAATAATGGCGTGAAAATGCCTATTATCGGGCTTGGGACTTACTCACTCTTGGGTAAGGACTGCGAGAGGGCAATCCTTGATGCACTAAAGGTAGGATACAGGGCATTTGACACTGCACAGATGTATAAAAATGAGGCTGAAATTGGTAATGCGATTAAAAAAAGTGGTTTTAAACGTGAGGAGATTTTTATCACCACGAAGCTTTCTAGTGATATGAGCTATGAGGCGACCAAAAAGAGTATCGAGAACTCTCTAAAGGCATTGAAGCTAGATTATGTGGATTTACTCCTTTTGCATCGCGTCTACCCACAGGCAAGGCAAATGTATAAGGCGATGGAGGAGTTTTACAAAGAGGGTACAATCAAGGCTTTGGGTATTTCAAACTTTGATACGAAAGTGTATTTAGACTTTGTCAAATCTGTGAAGGTGATTCCGGCGGTAAATCAAGTCCAAGTCAATGTCTTTTTCCAACGTGAGGAGCTGCAAAAGGCTATGCAAAAGCATAAAACGATTATGCAGGCATGGAGTCCTTTCGCTAAGGGTGAAAAGGATTTTTTCAATAATGAAACATTAAAAAATATCGGCAAAAAATATAATAAATCTGTGGCACAAGTGGGGCTTAGGTATCTTATAGAGCGAGGCATTAATGTGATTCCAAAAAGTAGCAAAAAAGAGAGAATGGCTGAAAATCTAAATATCTTTGACTTTAGTCTCTCCAGCGCAGATATGGCAGCAATCAAAACACTTGATACCAATAAAAGTATCTTTGGCTGGGACGTGTGA
- a CDS encoding DUF262 domain-containing protein — protein MQGYKRDEASSEVVAFGDSKPRLNIRPKYQREFVYKDKQQEAVVDTILKGFPLNTMYWVKNEASAEYEFEVLDGQQRSISICEYFIGEFAFDGLNFHNLPTDKQEDFLNYELNIYLCEGKDSEKLEWFRVINIAGEKLTEQELRNAIYASRWLSDAKLKFSKNNCLCEQKAKKYLKGSSIRQDFLETAIAWIVGKREDKKICEYMAKNAKDSKNADGLWSYFSAVIEWVEMKFSTYRKEMQGLEWGFLYN, from the coding sequence GTGCAAGGCTATAAAAGAGATGAAGCAAGTAGCGAGGTAGTGGCCTTTGGAGATTCTAAACCCCGCCTGAATATCCGCCCAAAATATCAAAGGGAATTTGTCTATAAAGATAAGCAACAAGAAGCTGTCGTTGATACGATTTTAAAGGGCTTTCCTTTAAATACTATGTATTGGGTAAAAAATGAAGCAAGTGCTGAATATGAATTTGAAGTGCTAGATGGACAGCAAAGAAGCATTAGTATTTGCGAGTATTTTATCGGGGAATTTGCTTTTGATGGGCTCAATTTCCATAATCTCCCCACAGACAAACAGGAGGACTTTTTAAACTATGAGCTTAATATTTATCTTTGCGAGGGCAAGGATAGCGAAAAGCTAGAGTGGTTTAGAGTAATCAATATCGCAGGAGAGAAGCTTACCGAGCAGGAATTACGCAATGCCATTTATGCAAGTAGGTGGTTAAGCGATGCAAAGCTTAAATTTTCTAAAAATAATTGTTTGTGCGAACAAAAAGCTAAAAAATATTTAAAAGGCTCTAGTATTAGGCAGGATTTTTTAGAGACAGCTATTGCTTGGATAGTAGGCAAAAGAGAGGATAAAAAGATTTGTGAATATATGGCAAAAAATGCTAAAGATTCTAAAAATGCTGATGGATTATGGAGCTATTTTAGTGCGGTGATTGAGTGGGTGGAAATGAAATTTAGCACATACCGCAAAGAAATGCAAGGCTTAGAATGGGGCTTTCTTTATAATTAA
- a CDS encoding 3',5'-cyclic-nucleotide phosphodiesterase, whose protein sequence is MKVFHLSHTDLDGYGCQFIAKEFFLHIAFYNANYGKEVLVRLNSILDSIVHSVLLPESLLVAKFGKTPKNAPDSKKPQEKYLVLVTDLNLTLSEANYLNERIGELKIAGFNIEILLLDHHISGQECADKYEWYHLDALRSASKITFDTLFQSYPLLDSTRLNWISHLSSMINSVDIWLEDGYKFDFGKVAMGAISGSFELNRFMFDKEHRDYKFAIIESMRDFIELPQGEVAFDNALYEIKKRILGGDPQNQTMDTIISNAQVKLLSTKKRLCTIYYDDKKGFLSYSMGGISILANLFLRCNPEYDFYLDVNPRGNISLRANGNCDVSAMSRELFNGGGHKNASGGKIEGFKESFAYDDIKTQIEYILNKHKEAL, encoded by the coding sequence ATGAAAGTTTTTCATCTCTCACACACAGACTTAGACGGATATGGTTGTCAGTTTATCGCTAAAGAGTTTTTTTTACACATTGCATTTTATAATGCAAACTATGGTAAAGAAGTGCTTGTGCGGCTAAATAGCATACTCGATAGCATCGTCCACTCTGTCCTATTGCCAGAATCTCTCCTTGTTGCAAAGTTTGGTAAAACGCCTAAAAACGCGCCAGATTCCAAAAAACCACAAGAAAAGTATCTCGTGCTTGTTACGGATTTAAACCTCACTTTAAGCGAGGCAAACTACCTCAATGAGCGTATAGGAGAGCTAAAAATTGCTGGATTTAATATAGAGATTCTGCTTTTAGACCACCATATCAGTGGACAAGAATGTGCGGATAAATATGAGTGGTATCATTTAGACGCCCTAAGGAGCGCTTCTAAAATTACCTTTGATACACTCTTTCAATCTTACCCTCTGCTTGATAGCACACGGCTAAACTGGATTAGTCATTTAAGTAGTATGATTAATTCTGTGGATATTTGGCTAGAAGATGGCTATAAATTTGACTTTGGCAAAGTGGCTATGGGAGCGATTAGTGGAAGCTTTGAGCTAAATCGCTTTATGTTTGATAAGGAGCATAGGGATTATAAATTTGCTATTATTGAATCTATGAGAGATTTTATAGAGCTTCCACAAGGCGAAGTAGCCTTTGATAATGCACTTTATGAGATTAAAAAGCGCATTCTAGGGGGCGACCCACAGAATCAAACAATGGATACGATTATCTCTAACGCACAAGTAAAGCTTTTAAGCACGAAAAAGCGGCTTTGCACGATTTATTATGATGACAAAAAAGGTTTTTTAAGCTATTCTATGGGTGGCATTAGCATATTAGCAAATCTCTTTTTGCGTTGTAATCCCGAGTATGACTTCTACCTTGATGTGAATCCTCGTGGTAATATCTCTTTGCGTGCGAATGGAAACTGCGATGTGAGTGCGATGAGTAGGGAGCTATTTAATGGTGGAGGGCATAAAAACGCTTCTGGCGGGAAGATTGAAGGATTCAAAGAAAGCTTTGCCTATGATGATATTAAAACACAGATAGAATATATCCTAAACAAACACAAGGAGGCACTATGA
- a CDS encoding cation:proton antiporter, whose amino-acid sequence MSGTIETLSGFSIFALLILFASPISSITRIPIVVVEMILGALAAYFFGFIHEVNEIHIIAEVGFLFLMFLCGLEVDIKSFSKLGSSFLLQALAYFCTLYGITCLVVFSTGISYIYIAAFPVMSLGMIVALIKDYGKKQPWLDLALKIGILGELVSIAALVIIDGASRHGIGNELGQKLLILLLFLIGVACCFQVARIIFWWIPQLRFLFLPSDDSNSQDLRFVFFLLFSFVLLMMFLDIKAVLGAFLAGSIISTFFKHKAALPEHLNHFGFGFLVPFFFVYIGSTLDLKALFSDTKILFHASYLVIGMLTLRIISASIVFGKYFKNPKSTLLFALSDSMPLTFLIATATLGKGIGELDDTLYASFVLGAILEGIIFSVLIKVIYVFWKIPNKRKK is encoded by the coding sequence ATGAGCGGCACGATAGAAACACTAAGCGGATTTAGCATTTTTGCCTTGCTGATTTTGTTTGCCTCGCCCATTAGCTCTATCACACGCATTCCCATTGTCGTAGTAGAGATGATTTTAGGCGCATTAGCGGCGTATTTTTTTGGCTTTATCCACGAAGTGAATGAAATTCACATTATCGCTGAAGTGGGCTTTTTGTTTTTAATGTTTCTTTGTGGCTTGGAAGTGGATATTAAATCCTTTAGCAAACTTGGCTCAAGCTTCCTTTTACAAGCCCTTGCCTACTTTTGCACACTTTATGGGATTACCTGTCTTGTAGTCTTTAGCACAGGTATTTCATATATTTATATCGCTGCATTTCCGGTAATGAGCTTGGGTATGATTGTAGCGTTGATAAAGGACTATGGCAAGAAGCAGCCTTGGCTTGATTTAGCCTTAAAAATTGGCATTTTAGGTGAGCTAGTGAGTATTGCTGCACTTGTGATTATAGATGGCGCATCACGACACGGCATAGGCAATGAGCTAGGGCAAAAACTCCTTATTTTATTGCTTTTCTTAATCGGCGTGGCGTGTTGCTTTCAGGTGGCGAGAATCATTTTTTGGTGGATACCTCAATTGCGCTTTTTGTTTCTCCCAAGCGATGATAGCAACTCACAAGATTTGCGTTTTGTCTTTTTCTTGCTTTTTAGCTTCGTGCTTTTAATGATGTTTTTAGATATTAAAGCCGTGCTTGGGGCATTCCTAGCTGGGAGCATCATCAGCACATTTTTTAAGCACAAAGCCGCGCTGCCTGAACACCTCAATCACTTTGGTTTTGGATTTTTAGTGCCTTTCTTTTTTGTCTATATCGGCTCTACGTTGGATTTAAAGGCGCTTTTTAGCGACACAAAGATTTTGTTTCACGCTTCTTATCTTGTCATTGGTATGCTGACTTTGCGTATCATCAGTGCGAGTATCGTCTTTGGCAAATATTTTAAGAATCCTAAATCCACTCTACTTTTCGCATTAAGCGATTCTATGCCTCTCACTTTCCTTATCGCCACAGCGACTTTGGGCAAGGGCATAGGTGAATTAGATGATACGCTTTATGCGTCCTTCGTGCTTGGGGCGATTTTAGAGGGGATTATCTTTAGCGTGCTTATTAAAGTCATTTATGTTTTTTGGAAGATTCCAAACAAAAGGAAAAAATAA
- the purN gene encoding phosphoribosylglycinamide formyltransferase yields MPKTLHCAILFSGNGSNMQNLIESLHHKRFYNASKKEVLIEISLTLCNNPNAYGITRAKQLHIPCEIISHRDFTSRQSFDEAMIALLKAHHIDYVFLAGFMRILTPLFTQSFQAINIHPSFLPAHKGAHAIRDSFNDETDYGGVSVHWVSEELDSGDIILQEKIAKHPQDSLADFESRIHACEYTLYPRAILYALGLSDSILPHKDI; encoded by the coding sequence ATGCCTAAAACGCTTCATTGTGCGATTCTCTTTAGTGGCAATGGAAGCAATATGCAAAATCTTATAGAATCTTTGCATCATAAAAGATTCTATAATGCGAGTAAAAAAGAAGTGCTGATTGAGATAAGCCTTACCCTTTGTAATAATCCCAATGCCTATGGTATTACACGTGCAAAGCAACTTCATATACCCTGTGAGATTATCTCTCATCGTGATTTTACCTCACGACAAAGCTTTGATGAAGCGATGATAGCGCTCTTAAAGGCTCATCATATTGATTATGTCTTTTTAGCCGGATTTATGAGAATCTTAACGCCCCTTTTCACACAAAGCTTTCAAGCTATCAATATTCACCCTTCCTTTTTACCCGCGCATAAAGGCGCACACGCAATTAGAGATAGCTTTAATGATGAAACCGATTATGGCGGAGTAAGTGTGCATTGGGTGAGCGAGGAGCTCGATAGTGGTGATATTATCCTGCAAGAAAAGATAGCAAAGCACCCTCAAGATTCGCTAGCAGATTTTGAATCTAGAATCCACGCTTGTGAATACACCCTCTACCCTCGCGCGATTTTGTATGCGTTAGGTTTAAGCGATAGTATATTACCCCATAAGGATATCTAA
- a CDS encoding restriction endonuclease subunit S: MKHTLPKEWQRVRLGDIALKIFSGGTPQSTKEEYYQGNIPWLNTGEVKNTRIYQTEKYITELGLQNSSAKWVKIDSVIIALYGATAGKVAINKIPLTTNQACCNIILNSKKAYYEYIYYAISNAYLHLFSLASGTARSNLSVSLIADYKIPLPPLAAQNNIARILSVLDSKIELNNRISKELENLAKLLYTRYFVEFNFPNEQGKPYKSSGGAMVYNETLKREIPKDWEVENIETNSLASIIQAKIDTFTGEKIYLPTSAIQNDVIVDLSNTTTFETRESRANMQPIKDSVWFAKMKDSKKYIYFGDYSNSIYSLILLTGMCGLSCKHNALEYMWNVISSNEFDVMKNAFANGSTQQAINEKTLKLIPLVIPNESVLDDFHAKTYAIYKQKYLNQQESHILSNYRDFLLPLLMNNQAEALG, translated from the coding sequence ATGAAACACACATTGCCAAAAGAATGGCAGAGGGTAAGGCTTGGGGATATAGCTTTAAAAATTTTTTCAGGCGGAACACCGCAAAGCACAAAGGAAGAATATTATCAAGGAAATATACCTTGGCTCAATACAGGAGAAGTAAAAAATACTAGAATCTACCAAACAGAAAAATACATTACAGAACTTGGACTTCAAAACTCATCAGCAAAATGGGTAAAAATAGATTCTGTTATAATAGCTTTGTATGGTGCTACTGCTGGAAAAGTTGCTATTAATAAAATACCTCTTACAACCAATCAAGCGTGTTGCAACATAATACTTAATAGTAAAAAGGCTTATTATGAATACATTTACTATGCAATTTCTAATGCCTATTTGCATTTATTTTCTCTAGCGTCTGGAACTGCACGTTCAAATTTAAGTGTTTCATTGATAGCCGACTATAAAATCCCCTTACCGCCTTTAGCGGCACAAAACAATATCGCTAGAATCTTAAGTGTGTTAGATTCTAAAATCGAGCTCAATAACCGCATTAGTAAAGAGCTAGAGAATCTCGCTAAACTCCTTTACACGCGCTATTTTGTGGAGTTTAACTTCCCTAATGAGCAGGGCAAACCCTATAAATCAAGTGGTGGCGCAATGGTGTATAACGAAACCCTAAAACGCGAGATTCCCAAAGATTGGGAGGTAGAAAACATCGAAACAAACAGCCTTGCTTCAATCATACAGGCAAAAATTGATACATTTACAGGGGAGAAAATATATCTTCCAACATCAGCAATTCAAAATGATGTGATAGTAGATTTATCTAATACAACTACCTTTGAAACACGAGAATCTAGGGCAAATATGCAGCCAATCAAAGATTCTGTATGGTTTGCCAAAATGAAAGATAGTAAAAAATATATATATTTTGGAGATTATTCAAACTCTATATATTCTCTTATTTTATTGACAGGAATGTGTGGGCTATCGTGCAAACATAATGCTTTAGAATATATGTGGAATGTTATTAGCTCAAATGAATTTGATGTGATGAAAAATGCTTTTGCTAATGGTTCAACACAACAGGCAATTAATGAAAAAACTTTAAAACTTATCCCTTTAGTTATTCCAAATGAAAGCGTGCTAGATGATTTTCACGCAAAAACCTACGCTATTTATAAGCAAAAATATTTAAACCAGCAAGAATCCCACATATTAAGCAACTATCGCGATTTCTTACTGCCTTTATTAATGAATAATCAAGCAGAGGCTTTGGGGTGA
- the flhA gene encoding flagellar biosynthesis protein FlhA has protein sequence MTFNATKILSQGLPFFKSLSQSKEMIIVTFIVLIVGIIVVPLPSGVLDFLLSVSIALSLLIILITLYVDKATEFSAFPTILLIVTLYRLALNVATTRMILSEGHNGVEAVSSIVAAFGHFVVGGNYVIGVIVFTILVIVNLIVITNGSTRVTEVRARFTLDAMPGKQMAIDADLNAGLIGQEEAQKRRDALAQEADFYGTMDGASKFVKGDAIAAIIITIVNIIGGFLIGVFEHGMSVKQSAETFTILTIGDGLVGQIPALIVATATGIITTRAAKNSEANRNFANDIITQITNNGKILSIVGFILILFALVPGLPISLGFVGIFFLAVAYLTSREDVSSFFAFLEKYFRKKAPIDTAKAQEKTEKDIDISQHKAQRVQKTEEEIKKEEENIISEALKVETLEIYLGYGLIRLADVKQNGDLLERIRAMRKNIAMDYGFLVPQIRIKDNLNLQPNEYSILLKGVKIGSGEVMPDKFLAMDTGMVGQPIEGIATKEPAFGMDALWIEPKDRENAVIQGYNIIDPSTIITTHLTELIKTYAEDFITRDEVKMLMDRHAKDYPVVVSEAAKVPMSTILRVLRDLLHERIPIKDLPTILEGIADTYPILQDDTESIVEQVRARLARTITDVFKAEDGNLKIFTLTLATEQYLIDRLKEQPGGKSFVLHSNDVQKLVEAIEEEDIALRQKNIIPVMLVDYRIRKPLVKLLEPFGINISILGNAEIDSRIKFEVVGTLNIQF, from the coding sequence TTGACATTTAATGCGACAAAGATTCTAAGCCAAGGCTTGCCATTTTTTAAAAGCCTCTCACAAAGCAAGGAGATGATAATAGTTACCTTCATTGTGCTTATCGTGGGGATTATTGTCGTACCTTTGCCTAGCGGGGTATTAGACTTTTTATTAAGCGTATCTATCGCGCTTTCTTTACTGATAATCCTTATCACACTCTATGTGGATAAAGCCACTGAATTTTCCGCCTTTCCTACCATACTTCTTATTGTTACCCTCTATCGTCTCGCGCTCAATGTCGCTACTACACGTATGATTCTAAGCGAGGGGCATAATGGGGTAGAAGCAGTAAGTAGTATTGTAGCAGCATTTGGGCATTTTGTGGTAGGGGGGAATTATGTCATTGGGGTTATCGTCTTTACTATCCTTGTGATTGTGAATCTTATCGTTATCACCAATGGTTCTACGCGGGTAACAGAAGTAAGAGCACGATTTACTCTCGATGCGATGCCCGGTAAGCAAATGGCGATTGATGCAGACTTAAACGCCGGATTAATAGGGCAGGAAGAAGCGCAAAAGCGTAGAGATGCCCTCGCTCAAGAAGCGGATTTTTATGGCACGATGGACGGAGCGAGTAAATTTGTCAAAGGCGACGCAATCGCAGCTATCATCATTACTATTGTAAATATAATCGGTGGCTTTCTTATCGGGGTGTTTGAACACGGTATGAGTGTGAAGCAAAGTGCAGAGACTTTTACCATTCTTACTATTGGCGATGGCTTAGTAGGGCAGATTCCCGCGCTCATTGTAGCCACGGCAACAGGCATCATCACTACACGTGCAGCCAAAAATTCAGAAGCAAATAGAAATTTTGCAAATGATATTATCACGCAAATTACCAATAATGGTAAGATTCTAAGTATTGTAGGATTTATCCTTATCCTCTTTGCACTTGTTCCGGGGCTGCCTATATCGCTAGGCTTCGTAGGTATATTTTTCCTTGCAGTAGCTTATCTCACAAGCAGAGAAGATGTCAGCAGCTTCTTTGCTTTCTTGGAAAAATACTTCCGCAAAAAAGCTCCTATAGATACCGCTAAAGCCCAAGAAAAGACAGAAAAAGATATTGACATCTCACAGCACAAAGCCCAAAGAGTGCAGAAAACAGAAGAGGAAATCAAAAAAGAAGAAGAAAATATCATCAGCGAAGCCCTCAAGGTAGAGACTTTAGAGATTTATTTGGGTTATGGGCTTATCCGCCTAGCTGATGTAAAACAAAATGGCGATTTACTAGAGAGAATCCGCGCTATGCGTAAAAATATTGCTATGGATTATGGTTTTCTTGTCCCGCAGATTCGTATCAAAGATAATCTTAATTTGCAACCAAATGAATACTCTATTTTGCTGAAAGGTGTGAAAATCGGCAGTGGGGAGGTGATGCCTGATAAGTTTTTAGCAATGGATACGGGTATGGTAGGGCAGCCAATCGAGGGAATTGCAACTAAAGAGCCCGCCTTTGGTATGGATGCATTATGGATAGAACCCAAAGACAGGGAAAATGCGGTTATTCAGGGTTATAATATTATTGATCCCTCTACGATTATCACTACACATCTCACAGAGCTGATTAAAACTTATGCGGAAGACTTTATCACACGTGATGAAGTCAAAATGCTTATGGATAGACACGCTAAAGATTATCCTGTGGTTGTGAGTGAAGCGGCTAAAGTCCCTATGAGCACAATTTTACGTGTATTACGTGATTTGCTCCACGAGCGTATTCCTATCAAAGATTTGCCTACGATTTTAGAGGGTATCGCAGATACCTATCCTATTTTGCAAGATGATACAGAAAGTATTGTAGAGCAAGTGCGTGCTCGTCTTGCACGAACAATCACTGATGTATTTAAGGCAGAAGATGGGAATCTAAAGATTTTCACTCTCACTCTTGCCACAGAGCAATATCTCATCGATAGACTTAAAGAACAGCCCGGAGGCAAAAGCTTCGTGCTGCATTCTAACGATGTGCAAAAGCTCGTAGAAGCTATAGAGGAAGAAGACATTGCATTAAGGCAGAAAAATATCATTCCCGTAATGCTTGTAGATTACAGAATCCGTAAGCCTCTAGTGAAGCTTCTTGAACCATTTGGCATAAATATCAGCATACTTGGCAATGCAGAAATCGACTCTCGCATTAAATTTGAGGTAGTAGGCACACTTAACATACAATTTTAA
- a CDS encoding HNH endonuclease signature motif containing protein: MQDSEVQSKKGIYEYVLSGKEKFLNLRTFDENTKRELYEKQGGKCANAKCPQKDKIFELKEMEADHIIPWSNGGKTIKENAQLLCRECNRIKSDS, from the coding sequence ATGCAAGATAGCGAAGTGCAGAGCAAAAAGGGTATTTATGAATATGTGCTAAGCGGAAAAGAGAAATTCTTAAATCTAAGAACCTTTGATGAGAATACCAAGCGTGAATTATATGAAAAGCAGGGCGGCAAATGTGCAAATGCTAAATGCCCACAAAAAGATAAGATTTTTGAGCTTAAAGAAATGGAGGCTGACCATATTATCCCGTGGAGTAATGGCGGCAAAACTATAAAAGAAAATGCTCAATTATTATGCCGTGAGTGCAATAGAATAAAAAGTGATAGCTAA
- a CDS encoding sodium-dependent transporter, whose product MQSRQTWSSSLTYILTVAGATIGFGATWRFPYLVGENGGGAYVLIFILAMILVGIPVIWVENVIGRRAHKNTIDAFGGEVEGRTIPRFFKGIGYLGVLGAFGIMAYYMVLGGWVISYIISILSGELNLSTPITKEVAQSFYQSHIEHNPLMIGIFTTLFVGINWLILKKGVIDGIERSMKYLMPLLFICLLIMVVRNLTLPGAMEGVKFYLLPDFSKINAKLFIAVLGQVFFALSLGFGVMITLSSYLQKNENMIKTAIATGVLNTLIALLAGFMIFPSLFSFGLSPDQGPSLVFQTLPIVFSHIYFGNVIALVFFLLLITAALTTSLPIYEVIITTLKEKYHLSRLKAINITLGFIFICGNIPCILAYGPWEDIVWQGKNIFDIFDFVSGNILFVLTSLGTLLFVGFVLKDDAKKELSNNGTLAPKLVNVWYVYIKYFLPFVIALIFIAGIFPESIDSILNLWQSY is encoded by the coding sequence ATGCAATCACGGCAAACATGGAGCTCATCGCTCACTTATATTTTAACCGTAGCTGGAGCGACTATCGGCTTTGGTGCGACTTGGCGATTTCCCTATCTCGTGGGAGAAAATGGCGGTGGGGCATATGTGCTAATATTTATCCTTGCTATGATTTTAGTGGGAATTCCCGTGATTTGGGTAGAAAATGTTATCGGCAGACGTGCGCATAAAAATACCATTGACGCCTTTGGTGGAGAGGTAGAGGGTAGAACAATCCCGCGCTTTTTTAAGGGTATTGGCTATCTTGGTGTGCTTGGGGCATTTGGGATTATGGCGTATTATATGGTGCTTGGTGGCTGGGTGATTAGCTATATTATTAGTATTTTAAGCGGGGAGCTTAATCTCTCTACTCCTATCACAAAGGAAGTCGCGCAAAGTTTCTATCAAAGCCATATCGAACATAATCCGCTGATGATTGGCATCTTTACCACACTCTTTGTGGGGATTAATTGGCTCATTCTTAAAAAGGGCGTGATTGATGGGATTGAGCGCAGTATGAAATACCTTATGCCCTTGCTTTTTATCTGTCTTCTTATTATGGTTGTGCGTAATCTTACTTTGCCCGGGGCGATGGAGGGCGTGAAGTTCTATCTCTTGCCTGATTTTAGTAAAATCAATGCAAAGCTTTTTATCGCTGTGTTAGGACAAGTGTTTTTCGCCCTATCTTTAGGCTTTGGCGTGATGATTACTCTTAGCTCCTATCTGCAAAAAAATGAAAATATGATAAAAACCGCCATTGCCACAGGTGTGTTAAACACCCTGATTGCGCTTTTAGCAGGATTTATGATTTTTCCTTCGCTCTTTAGCTTTGGTTTAAGCCCCGACCAAGGACCTAGCCTCGTATTTCAAACACTCCCTATCGTCTTTTCCCATATTTATTTTGGCAATGTTATCGCCCTTGTCTTTTTCCTGCTGCTTATCACCGCCGCACTCACTACTTCGCTGCCTATTTATGAGGTAATTATCACTACTTTGAAGGAGAAATACCACCTCTCACGTCTAAAGGCAATCAATATTACACTAGGCTTTATTTTTATTTGTGGAAATATCCCCTGTATTCTTGCTTATGGACCTTGGGAAGATATTGTATGGCAGGGCAAAAATATCTTTGATATATTTGATTTTGTAAGTGGCAATATTCTCTTTGTGCTGACTTCGCTTGGCACATTGCTTTTTGTGGGCTTTGTGCTAAAAGATGATGCAAAAAAGGAGCTAAGCAATAATGGCACTCTCGCACCAAAGCTTGTCAATGTGTGGTATGTGTATATCAAATATTTTCTACCCTTTGTGATAGCTCTTATATTTATCGCAGGTATATTCCCTGAAAGCATAGATTCTATCCTCAATCTTTGGCAAAGCTATTAA